ACTCCAGCTTGCGGCGGAACTCGTTCAGCTGGATGTTGGCCTGCTCGAGGGGCTCTCGGAGGCGCTTGTTCTCCAGGGCCGTGTCCGCGGCGATGCGGTCGCTGCGCTCGGTCTGCTTGcgcagctgctccagctgctccttcATGCTGCCGATGAGGGCCAGGTTGTTGAGGGTGATGTCGTTGTAGTAGTTCTTCATGTCGTTGAAGGCCCCGTCGTGGTGGTCCTGCAGGTCCTTGATCTGCTGGTTCTTGCGCTCCTCCACCTCGAACATCTGGGTGCCGTAGAACAGATCCAGCTTGGACTTCTGCTCCATCATCTTCTCCTCGTGCAGCATCTCGTTGTCCTTGCGCTCCCGATCGAAAGCTAGTCGCTGCTCCCTGAAATCGCGAGAGAGTAATCAGTGCTGGATCAACGAGCTGCGAATGAGCGCACCCACAGTATCTTCTCGTTGAAGTGGGACTCCATCTggcgcagctgcatctcgccAACCTCCATGCGCTCGCGCAGAACGCGCCGCAGCTGGCGCTTGTCCTTCTGCAGCTCGGTCTCCTGCAGGATATGGTGCTCCTGGGCCAGTTTCAGCTGGGTCATCGCCTCCGCCCGCACCTCGCCCAGCTTGTTGTGGTTCTCGAACTGCAGATGCTTCATCTGCTGCATCACATGCTTGGTGTCGATGTCCGCCAGGTCCTGCGTGGCCTCGATCTCCTTATCCTTCTGCTGCAGCTCATAGCGCGTCTCATCTGGGCATGGGATTACTTATAGATCTGGCTGGGGAGCGGGCTACCGCATACCGACTCACCCAACTGCTGGCGTGTGATCTCCCAGAAGGTGCGAATCTTGTCCCTCTCCAGCTGGAAGTAGTTTCGCTCCTCCCGCTCGCGATCCATCTCGGCTTTTAGGCGCAGGGAAAACGCCTCCAGCTGGTCGCGTGTCATCGCCGACGTGTCCACGCCATCGATGAGCACTGTGgtttagagagagagagagagagagagagacgaacGAAAGTTGGTGGAAGTTAGTTTAACCGCATATTTTGGGTGCCCAAGCCCATCTTTATGACAATTTAATGAGAACGGCACGCGCTCCCCTGTCTGCCGGTTTGCCCAGTGCCTGCCCGCATATGTGGCCAGGACCCAGACCCGGACCCGTGCAGACTGTGTTGTAATTGTTTTCTGTAATTGGCATCGTTGGCCGGCTGGTGCCAGGACTCGGACGAGGACGAAGACTCGGACtaggagcaggaacaggagcaggaacaggagcaggaacaggaacaggactAGCATTGGAAGCCAGGCATAGAAACAATTATGTGCGTTAGATGTCCAACGGAGAGGAGGGGAGACGGTGGACGGTGAAGGCAGAGTGCAGTGTGTGCTCTCACTCGTGGAAATTAAGTGGACAGTTTTTCCCTTTGGAATTTTTTTGGTTGCACTGCGTACTGGGCCTGTGCTTGGGCAATTACACTGTGCATCGGACATGtcctgctactgctcctgctctcgCCTCTCCTCACGCAGATTATCGTTATTTACTAATTGTTTTGCTTGGCCTTTTTAAATTGCCCTGAATGACCAATGTccaccattccattccatcctgCCTCGGCCTCGGGGTCGTCCGGaacccgtacccgtactcgtactcgtaccctTCTCCGCCCTGCAGCACCCTGTACAGCCATTAATGTTCCGAAAATGAATTGCCAGGCAGACCTCGTTGCCtcgcctgctgcctgttggAGCTGTCTCTCTTTATGGGAGCCTGGCTGTCTTTATGGGCGGAGACTTAAAGAGCTTTTGAGTGGAAATATTTGAAGAGCACGGAACTATTGGGTTGGCAACTGCCTCGGAAGATCTATTATGTTCTTCCAATGCCACACAGGAATGTGCAGTCTGTACATAAATagatagatatgtacatacatacatatatagttaaTAAAAGGGAGGGACAATTATGCATATCTCTGAAATGAAGTAAAGATCGGACATTCTTCTGATAGTCTGAAGGTGTACTTGGCGGATATGTCGATTGGATGGCTATTAAGGCTCGATTAAGGCTTATGCGTTTTTATGGATTTGCGTCTTCTATCACATAATTGCTTGATCACTTACCCGGCATCTTCTTGCCCTTCTTGCCCTTTTTCCCCTTTGGCGGCTGTAATTAAGAAAATAATGTAAATTTGtagttaaataaaatttaattaaataaataaatattgtaaatatatGAAGAAAAATCGAGAAAAGGTAAGAGAAATAACCAATGAACTGATTTTGAAACATTTCAATGGACTGCTTGCCAAAAGCGCTTTGCTACTGATCTACTTATCGAATGATGCTGTGCACTGCTTGTCAAAGCGCAGGAGCCACAGAAGGTCGACTTTGACTTTGGGAGCTTCTTGGCCTTATATCTTCCcctatcctatcctatccaCATTTGTCAATGCAAATTCCATTGGGGGGCTCCCTGCGTTGTGGGGGCGGGTGCTGTGTGCTGCTGGCGTGGTGCACAATTGTCGTCTGGTGCTGCGACTCTACTGCTCCTGTTCTTCCGTGTGGCAACTATTTTTCGcactttaaatcctttaacaaCATTTAATTcgattctctctctcctccacTGGAGAAATACTCTGCCACttcccctccactccactccactctgtctctgtctctgccaagGCAAAggcgaaccgaaccgagcgCGCGActgtagagagagagacggcggcggcgtcgcTTTAAATAATGTGATGGCGCGGCTTTCAAAACAATTTTGCAAcagctgttggctgttggcttattgcatattttatggctgcaaattattcaaaaatttTCGAAGCCGCCTGCGCTGCGACCGCGCTGTCCACCGCTCTCTGTCCCTACTACATCCTCCTGCTGGTCCTCCTGCTGGTCGTCCTGCTCGTCGTTGGCCCAAAGGCGtaaagtatatgtatataaatacacAAGTACATGTACAGCAACGgctatacgtacatatatacgtataaACAAATGATCGAAAATAGACAACAAACGAGTGCATGCTGGTGGGGCCTCTGCCTGGAGGCGGAGTCGGGGTCTGAGCTGAGATTCAACTGAGACGCAACGGGCGGATGGGGCCGGCGGACTCTGGGGCTGTAATAAATATACACCCACAAATGCATATACAGTATGCATTTTGTATGTGTCTGCGTCTGCAGCAACAGCCTGGCGTGGCATGAAAAATTGAATGCGCTGCAGCggtagtggtagtggcagtggcagcgacagcgcaactgaaactgaaaggAGCTCTCCATCGTCGATGGCCTTATCACAGGCGCCTTAAGAGGCCGAAGTAGTGGAATGGTAGATAAGGGGCAACTGCACTGCTTGCACTTGTCCAGTGCTTATTACACGAGGAGGCAGAAAGAGTAAGCACAGCTGATTGCTGCTTGCCCACAGCTTGCTTTTTGATGATCCTTTCAGCTGATCCTTCTTGTTGCTGTGATGATAGAGCAAAGGGAAAGGGAGATACGAATAGTTGGGAACGAAGAGCAGCTTCATGGTCTGTTTCCGTTCCCATTGCTTATTGCATTTGTTGTCTGAAGCTTAGATAACCAAAAATTCATTGCTTTCTGTATTGAACTGATTTCTAGAACAGCCCCTTTTCGATTTACTGTTCGCGAATCGAATTCAAAGATCTGCCTGTTAAACACTTACCATTTTGCtgtttcttctgctgctgtttcacCTAAGACGTCTCTTTCACTGAGCCTGATCTGCTGAGTCCACTGCAACTGCCGGTAATACTCTccaaataacaaaataaacgtATCGATAAAACGGGGTTGCCCAGCACGCGCTTTGTATAAGAGGGTGGGGTGTGAGTAGTGTGCTGCCAGGCAACCAGAAAGGACACTGTGCTATAGATATGATAAGTTCTTGGCCTTATGAATTATTTGGAGTCGGTGTTCGaaacaaattgttttattaCTTTTGACATTTCTTGCTTGGCTCtctagcttttgttgttctctTGTCATatgattttattattttaagaTCCTGTGATTATGGGCAGGTTTCATCTTAGAGTAAATGAATTGTTTAAATGTGTTTTTCGAGAGTTGTTACCACAGTcatatacatgtgtacatatttaGTTCTAATTGTATCTGTAAGAGCACTGCGGGATGGCACTCTTATTAATGTTCGGAGGTATTCCCAAATATCTGATGGCAAAGGACCAAGCGATTTGCAAAGGAGAGCATTGCACTGAAACTAGAAATTGAAAACAACGAACGGTGAATGGTGGTGACCCCGACAATCCATTGGCCTCCACCCAGCACTCTGCATACCGATACCAGTCTACAGTCGCTCCTACTCTGACTGCAACTCCGGAGAAGAGCTCCGGACCTGGCCAGACCAGACTCTCTTATCGCTGCCGTCGTATTCCGGAGCCAGTTGCCGTCTGCAGCTTAAACAAGCTGCTTTCTAGGGAGGAGGGTCACCACCCGCCCTGCTACCCCTGCTATTCTTATGTTCCTCCCTTGCTCTCCATGtgaatttgtttgtttgtttgttcatttttCGGACTTTAAATGCGCTCTGGCATTGCAGTCTGCCGTTGACTGGTTAATTTGATGATTTTGTGAAATAAGATATAATCAGGAGACTGGAAATCTgtgctccctctctcgctctctctctctctctctatatcaAAGCAACAAACAGCTTTGAAAACTCGACTCTTCAACATTTTCGTCAAACGATCCCGACTGTGTGGCACCTTCCGTTTGGGCACCTATTTAGGGTTAAATTTCACTCCGAAAATTTATCCGGCCTAATTAATGTGTAAGGCCCAAGTGAGGACTGCCTGGGGCAGGGACTGGGGCTGTGTAAACAGAAGCCCAAAAGTGTGGAGTGTACGCAGTTGGGGGTGTTGGCATATTGCTGATTTTCTGGGCTCCCTGGTTAAAtgctttaattgaaattaataacCGCAGTCAGCAGTTGAGCAGTTGAGCAGTCAAGCAGTGGAGGCAGTCTGCTgaagctgttgctgttgctggagcgTATTCCCCTAAACGGAGAACCCCGTGGCTTCGGCATAGACGCCGagaattttcaattgttttcaTTAAAAGTCAATTTTTGATACGCGAAGACGCTTCAGCGGCTAACTTCAACCCTTTCCGGGTGTCCTTTCGGTCCCGTTTTCAGTCCTTGTTTTGAGCCGCCCTCGCATAATTTCTGCTTCATTTTGATTCTGGCCAACGGCTGCGGTCGGTCATGCCCCATTGAGCTCCGTAACGGCTGTCAAGGGTCGCGGGAgggagcgagaaagagtgagagggGTAGTGGTAGTGGAGAAGGCGTCGTGATTGAAACtgaaagtatttaaaatatgaTTAGAAAATTTGCTTATCGAGGTCGAGGTGTATCTTGTGCCATGGCTGTGCTCTTTAAAGAGAAATTTTCACTTACagaaaatacaatatttttctAACGAATTGTATTCTTGATCTATCAAGGCTATCAAATTACCCTTTCCTTCTTCTAGTCCCACTATTCGTATCCCTTCCGCTCTACATTTAAGCTTTTCTCTTAGAGTTATTCTGTTTCCTCGCGGCTTCATCCTGCATTACGAGTATTCCTCATCATAATGTAATGCTCTTTCTCTGAGTTAAAAAGAGGCAAAATAGGAGGTTGACGGGTGGGAAAAGTGGCTTAGCGGTTAGCGGCAAAAGGACGGGCTGACAGGCGGGGTTTCAGTGACGTTTTTTCCCCGAGTATTATTACGTAATTTGCGATAAATGTCATGCAGCATCATCCTtctattcgtattcgtataagtcgtctgtgtgtgtgcgtatgtgtgtgtgtgtgtgggagtgtgaGAAATTTGTAGTAGTTTCTGAATGAAATGGAGGCAGGATATATAGGTAGtgagggcagagggcagagggagagggggcgGTGCAGGCTCAGTGCTCATTGCGGTGGCAAAAGTTATTTGCTGTGTTATTTTCACAACAACTTCCGCTTTGGCGCAGAAACGGATATCCGGTCTCTGAGTGAGAGATGTAGATGGAGAaggagatgcagatgcagatgcagatgaaGGGGGGGTATGAGAGAGAGTTTGggaaatttgttgttggtgcaGCTGCTTGGACTTGCTGTCTTGTCTGTTGTATGCCCCCAAAAACAGACCAGCCCCCCATCCCTTCGCCATATGCAGATTTTGCTTTTACAACTCTCGATCCAAACTTTGACTTGTGCAGA
The sequence above is a segment of the Drosophila pseudoobscura strain MV-25-SWS-2005 chromosome X, UCI_Dpse_MV25, whole genome shotgun sequence genome. Coding sequences within it:
- the Gas8 gene encoding dynein regulatory complex subunit 4, encoding MPPKGKKGKKGKKMPVLIDGVDTSAMTRDQLEAFSLRLKAEMDREREERNYFQLERDKIRTFWEITRQQLDETRYELQQKDKEIEATQDLADIDTKHVMQQMKHLQFENHNKLGEVRAEAMTQLKLAQEHHILQETELQKDKRQLRRVLRERMEVGEMQLRQMESHFNEKILEQRLAFDRERKDNEMLHEEKMMEQKSKLDLFYGTQMFEVEERKNQQIKDLQDHHDGAFNDMKNYYNDITLNNLALIGSMKEQLEQLRKQTERSDRIAADTALENKRLREPLEQANIQLNEFRRKLEFYERDKQQLSRLKSRNTKLEKKVKGLTWEAETLILRNDSLVAERESLKERFNDVIVELQQKTGLKNVLLERKIAALMREDEKRSIVLHETIATCAPNFADKLTSLDERVGSIIDEKNKIIIDLRYEVAKARKAHDDLLETYECKLKQFGVPTDNLGFTPIRDRDEKQLYVCGPAGIITENK